A single genomic interval of Dysidea avara chromosome 8, odDysAvar1.4, whole genome shotgun sequence harbors:
- the LOC136264076 gene encoding C-signal-like, whose protein sequence is MATTPYSILITGANRGLGLALVKCLLASNPQPHHVIATSRSLGGEGSKELEELAAKESCLSVLQLTTGNPATFSTLVGDVDGKVKEFGLNVLVNNAGIHIRRGLEDVTVDDMTQTFATNTIGPLMLTQSFLPLLKRAASHASDKPIGWQRAAVINMSTILASISSNNSGGLYPYRSSKAALNAITKSLSVDLLKDGIITCSVHPGWVQTDMGGPNASVTTEQSVQGMLELFAKLDKNSNGGFFQYDGSVMNW, encoded by the coding sequence GCTACAACACCGTATTCTATACTGATCACTGGAGCTAACAGGGGACTGGGATTAGCTTTAGTAAAGTGTCTACTGGCCAGTAACCCACAACCTCATCATGTGATAGCTACCAGCAGGAGCCTAGGAGGAGAGGGAAGCAAAGAGCTAGAGGAGTTGGCAGCTAAAGAGTCTTGTCTTTCTGTTTTGCAGCTAACCACAGGAAATCCTGCAACATTTTCAACCCTAGTAGGAGATGTAGATGGAAAAGTGAAAGAGTTTGGGCTAAATGTGCTTGTGAATAATGCAGGTATTCACATAAGAAGAGGATTAGAAGATGTGACTGTTGATGACATGACACAAACATTTGCCACCAACACAATTGGTCCACTAATGCTCACACAATCATTCCTACCACTACTGAAGAGAGCTGCTAGTCATGCTTCAGATAAACCAATTGGCTGGCAAAGAGCAGCTGTTATCAACATGTCTACCATACTAGCTTCAATTTCATCCAACAACTCTGGTGGTCTATATCCTTACCGCAGTAGCAAGGCAGCTCTCAATGCTATCACAAAGTCTCTTAGTGTTGACCTATTGAAGGATGGGATTATTACTTGTTCGGTTCATCCAGGATGGGTACAAACTGACATGGGGGGACCTAATGCTTCTGTCACCACTGAGCAGTCAGTGCAAGGAATGTTAGAATTGTTTGCTAAACTTGACAAGAATTCCAATGGTGGCTTCTTCCAGTATGATGGCTCTGTAATGAACTGGTAG